A part of Desulfobacter sp. genomic DNA contains:
- a CDS encoding MBL fold metallo-hydrolase, which produces MTDRRVILIPAFILLLFLSCASKDKADFSEDKWRTAVEATRAPDLYARHEQGGRFFAPWMKMRDKNFLEILAWKLFTRTDYTKEERRYLPRVQLRALERVKNAAGDFILWIGHNTFLVRINGQYWLTDPIFSKRALIPARVTPPALTLEELNTLAERPNILISHNHYDHLDRLSVEGLPKASQVFVPLGLGAYVKAMGKPHTREMDWWEERDLGKGNRLVFLPTQHWSMRLGLGRNKSLWGAWLLITPEATLYFGGDSGYFKGFKEVGKKYPGIDYAFMATTAYHPRWFMHYQHMNVAEAVQGFRDLKARFFIPTQWGTFPLGSEPAGFPGLDLARHIRKNKLDPSRFKRLEIGEILPLRPPQDSLLH; this is translated from the coding sequence ATGACCGACAGGCGCGTCATCCTGATACCGGCCTTTATTCTCCTGCTCTTTCTATCCTGTGCCTCAAAAGACAAGGCTGATTTTTCAGAAGACAAATGGCGGACAGCCGTTGAAGCCACCCGCGCCCCGGACCTTTATGCCCGCCATGAACAGGGCGGCCGTTTTTTCGCCCCATGGATGAAAATGAGGGACAAAAATTTCCTGGAGATCCTTGCCTGGAAACTTTTCACCCGCACCGATTACACGAAAGAAGAAAGGAGATATCTTCCCCGGGTCCAACTCCGGGCTTTGGAACGGGTCAAAAACGCGGCCGGCGATTTCATCCTCTGGATCGGCCACAATACATTCCTGGTCCGGATCAACGGCCAGTACTGGCTCACCGACCCCATATTCTCCAAAAGGGCCCTGATCCCCGCCCGGGTCACCCCGCCGGCCCTCACCCTGGAAGAGTTGAACACCCTGGCAGAACGGCCCAATATCCTGATCTCCCACAACCATTACGACCACCTGGACCGCCTTTCCGTGGAAGGCCTGCCCAAAGCCTCACAGGTATTTGTTCCCCTGGGTCTGGGGGCGTATGTGAAAGCCATGGGCAAACCCCATACCCGGGAGATGGACTGGTGGGAAGAAAGAGACCTGGGAAAGGGCAACCGCCTGGTGTTTCTCCCCACCCAGCACTGGTCCATGCGCCTGGGGCTGGGCCGGAACAAAAGCCTGTGGGGGGCCTGGCTGCTGATCACCCCCGAAGCCACCCTCTATTTCGGGGGAGACTCCGGCTATTTTAAAGGGTTCAAAGAGGTGGGGAAAAAATATCCGGGCATCGACTACGCCTTCATGGCCACCACCGCCTACCACCCCAGGTGGTTCATGCACTACCAGCACATGAACGTGGCCGAAGCGGTCCAGGGGTTCCGGGACCTAAAGGCCCGTTTTTTCATTCCCACCCAATGGGGGACCTTCCCCCTGGGCAGTGAGCCAGCCGGTTTCCCCGGCCTGGACCTGGCCAGGCATATCCGGAAAAACAAACTGGATCCCTCACGGTTCAAACGCCTGGAGATCGGCGAAATTCTGCCCCTCAGGCCTCCCCAAGACAGTCTCTTGCATTGA
- a CDS encoding transporter substrate-binding domain-containing protein: MKEGIIVLLLIFCCSIPASADHFNFVSLEFPPLEYAGRNGEAEGIAVDIVKTIMAHLGHTVDIRIYPWARSLRMVKRGEADAIFTAYKNDEREQFLDYSKTVLIPQIIAFYVRKDSGIKYDGDLLKLKSQRIGVLNTISYGKKFDDVREQLNTRVVQNLKCNFKKLKANRVDLVISNVYMGDSTIKKMGLDHEFKRLSPAVQAVDSFIAFSKARGLMAIRDQFDAALEKLIADGTYDKIMAGYGIKK, from the coding sequence ATGAAAGAAGGCATAATAGTTTTACTATTAATTTTCTGCTGCTCCATACCGGCATCTGCGGATCATTTTAATTTCGTATCCCTGGAATTCCCGCCGCTGGAATATGCAGGCAGAAACGGGGAGGCAGAAGGGATAGCGGTTGATATCGTAAAAACAATCATGGCGCACCTGGGGCATACCGTTGATATCCGTATCTATCCGTGGGCAAGATCCCTGCGCATGGTGAAGCGGGGGGAGGCCGACGCGATTTTCACCGCCTACAAGAATGACGAAAGAGAACAATTCCTGGATTATTCAAAAACCGTTCTCATTCCCCAGATCATTGCCTTTTATGTCCGCAAAGACAGCGGCATCAAGTATGATGGGGACCTGCTGAAACTCAAGTCCCAGAGAATCGGTGTTTTAAACACTATAAGCTACGGGAAAAAATTTGATGATGTCCGGGAACAACTGAATACCAGGGTTGTTCAAAATCTGAAATGCAATTTTAAAAAGCTGAAAGCCAACCGCGTGGATCTGGTCATCTCAAATGTCTATATGGGGGATTCCACCATCAAAAAAATGGGACTCGATCACGAGTTTAAACGGCTGAGCCCGGCGGTCCAGGCGGTGGACAGTTTCATTGCCTTTTCAAAAGCCAGGGGGCTGATGGCAATCAGAGATCAATTCGATGCGGCGCTTGAAAAACTCATCGCCGACGGAACCTATGATAAGATTATGGCAGGATACGGCATAAAAAAATAA
- a CDS encoding DUF342 domain-containing protein — protein sequence MIEKIALQKNLITRDQCAEALAACRGADNLEVALKDYFLSRKMISVGQMKHLISTYHALKIMKKNDLFGRIAVKFGHIKSARFKEEMVRQKQAMARQSQPRFIGELWMETRVLTREQFKNILQTTKKLQTTAARPSSPPLAKSPDASPQTPVRQADHSLKAELPGGILLEVDSRGMTAMIRKTDQFEEDITAREIQNRLGDLDILYGVAPEKNIQGFIRSKGFREKPFKAAAGTPPRPGKDARVEYYFDTDHLKASGVDAEGKIDFKDRGEIPWVEEGTLLAEKFPMSEARNGRTIFDQEVEMPPAADLPLKFKSGVVPSEDGFRLYAEIDGHPRLDMTGAIQVTDTFTVKEDVSYETGHLNYHGDIDVKGTLKAGFKVMGQSVRINTVDGGEIHARGDVTVVNSINDARIYARGNVTAKFIQNSEIFCMGNLTVTKEILDCTIETSGAVLIANGEVISSNIICNMGLFTRHLGTDKSVPNTVTAGVDAFTDREIAAIDQGIAQCRERLEQIRTKTDTLSREVRELHGTTGRISYQMDKAREEAAALPEEERGKGSRSLNSKALIARLEKDLNQIFERIEKKEKKMLDLAGEREQVEDNLEDFFYEQANFSDWQAANPGTPVVCVTGRVSPGTVVSGPGGATREVTEHLTNVKIKEVLSKDPMDEGKPEIQIHDNIRK from the coding sequence ATGATTGAAAAAATCGCATTACAGAAAAATCTCATTACCCGGGACCAGTGCGCAGAGGCATTGGCGGCCTGCCGGGGGGCGGACAACCTGGAAGTCGCACTCAAGGATTATTTTCTCTCTAGAAAAATGATTTCAGTGGGACAGATGAAGCACCTGATTTCAACCTACCACGCCTTGAAGATCATGAAAAAGAATGATCTGTTCGGCCGTATCGCAGTTAAATTCGGCCATATAAAAAGCGCCCGCTTCAAGGAAGAAATGGTCCGGCAAAAACAGGCAATGGCGCGTCAGTCCCAGCCCAGGTTCATCGGCGAACTCTGGATGGAAACCCGGGTCCTCACCAGGGAACAGTTTAAAAATATTCTCCAGACCACCAAAAAACTGCAGACCACCGCTGCCCGGCCCAGTTCCCCGCCCTTGGCAAAGTCCCCCGACGCGTCCCCCCAGACACCTGTCCGGCAAGCGGACCACAGCCTGAAAGCAGAACTGCCCGGGGGCATTCTCCTTGAGGTGGACAGCCGGGGCATGACCGCCATGATCAGAAAGACAGATCAATTTGAAGAAGATATTACGGCCAGGGAAATACAAAACCGGCTGGGCGACCTGGACATCCTGTACGGGGTGGCCCCGGAAAAAAACATTCAGGGATTCATCCGGTCAAAGGGATTTCGGGAGAAACCCTTTAAAGCCGCCGCCGGGACCCCTCCCCGGCCGGGTAAGGATGCCCGGGTGGAGTATTATTTCGATACAGACCATTTGAAAGCCTCGGGGGTGGATGCAGAGGGCAAGATCGATTTCAAAGACAGGGGAGAAATCCCCTGGGTGGAAGAGGGCACCCTTCTGGCTGAAAAATTTCCCATGTCAGAGGCCCGGAACGGCAGAACCATTTTCGACCAGGAGGTGGAAATGCCGCCCGCAGCAGACCTTCCCTTAAAATTCAAGTCCGGGGTGGTGCCTTCGGAAGACGGGTTCAGGCTGTACGCCGAAATAGACGGCCATCCCCGGCTGGACATGACGGGCGCCATCCAGGTCACGGACACCTTTACGGTGAAAGAGGATGTCAGCTATGAAACCGGCCACCTCAATTACCACGGGGACATTGATGTCAAGGGCACCCTAAAGGCCGGATTCAAGGTCATGGGGCAGTCCGTGCGCATCAACACGGTGGACGGCGGAGAGATCCATGCCCGGGGGGATGTCACCGTGGTTAACAGCATCAATGATGCCCGGATCTACGCCCGGGGCAATGTCACGGCCAAATTCATCCAGAATTCAGAAATCTTCTGCATGGGCAACCTCACCGTCACCAAGGAGATCCTTGACTGCACCATTGAAACCAGCGGCGCCGTGCTGATAGCCAACGGCGAAGTGATCTCTTCCAATATTATCTGCAATATGGGTCTTTTCACCCGCCATCTGGGCACGGACAAATCCGTTCCCAATACGGTTACGGCAGGGGTGGACGCCTTTACGGACAGGGAGATTGCGGCCATAGATCAGGGCATCGCCCAATGCAGGGAGCGGCTTGAACAGATCCGGACAAAAACAGACACGCTTTCCCGGGAAGTCCGCGAACTCCACGGAACCACCGGGCGGATCTCCTATCAGATGGACAAGGCCAGGGAAGAGGCGGCCGCCCTGCCGGAAGAAGAAAGGGGAAAAGGGTCCCGGTCCCTGAACAGCAAGGCATTGATCGCCAGGCTGGAAAAGGATCTCAACCAAATCTTCGAACGGATTGAGAAAAAGGAAAAAAAGATGCTGGACCTTGCTGGCGAGCGGGAGCAGGTGGAAGATAACCTGGAGGATTTTTTCTACGAACAGGCCAATTTCAGTGACTGGCAGGCGGCAAATCCCGGAACCCCGGTGGTTTGTGTTACCGGCAGGGTCAGTCCGGGCACCGTGGTCAGCGGGCCGGGCGGTGCAACCCGGGAAGTGACGGAACATCTAACCAATGTAAAAATAAAGGAAGTCCTGTCCAAAGATCCCATGGACGAGGGCAAGCCTGAAATCCAGATCCATGACAATATTCGGAAATGA
- a CDS encoding energy transducer TonB: MHHWFILLAVLAFYLDIFSNNESPPVLQKPENHVLSCKSPTPANEIYQNSISIRKSRDYKIYSIAPKYPKKALKKQIEGNVGISFTITPAGEVINPEIISATPEGYFEDEAIRIVQCWHFKALSESKKGKTVKVKQKINFKLNPNSDGNYNNNVNQKSKI; this comes from the coding sequence ATGCACCATTGGTTTATTCTATTAGCCGTTCTCGCATTTTATTTGGACATCTTTTCAAACAACGAGAGCCCCCCTGTTCTTCAAAAACCGGAAAACCATGTTTTAAGTTGCAAGTCTCCAACTCCGGCGAATGAGATATATCAAAACTCCATTTCTATAAGAAAGAGCAGGGATTATAAGATATATTCTATTGCCCCTAAATATCCGAAGAAAGCTCTCAAAAAACAAATTGAGGGAAACGTGGGTATTTCATTCACGATAACGCCGGCAGGTGAAGTTATAAATCCTGAAATCATATCTGCAACACCGGAAGGATATTTTGAGGATGAAGCCATCAGGATTGTTCAATGCTGGCATTTTAAGGCACTCTCCGAAAGCAAGAAAGGGAAAACGGTAAAGGTTAAGCAAAAAATTAATTTTAAATTGAACCCCAATTCAGACGGTAATTATAATAACAACGTTAACCAGAAATCTAAAATATAA
- a CDS encoding 4Fe-4S binding protein: protein MDRKSPMDEFLGKRLRDYDDWLEKGLISHSSRVIPVGASFSPEQWVLPPEQVLEIIKRAETVAVQNCACRSHYRRCDRPLEVCLLLNRTAEKMAARGKARHVEQQEAEKILGRARQNGLIHLSLYMPDHEVYAVCSCCICCCHDLQLVKEYGRGDLMVRSQYLALTNSRECIVCGDCLDICPFDARLMDGDQLVFNEDRCMGCGLCVPACPAGAVSMALRRA, encoded by the coding sequence ATGGACAGAAAATCCCCCATGGACGAATTCCTTGGAAAGCGGCTTCGGGACTATGACGACTGGCTGGAAAAAGGGTTGATCTCCCATTCCTCCAGGGTCATACCGGTGGGGGCATCCTTTTCGCCCGAACAATGGGTGCTGCCACCGGAGCAGGTCCTTGAGATCATCAAAAGGGCGGAAACCGTGGCGGTCCAGAATTGTGCATGCAGAAGCCATTACCGCCGGTGTGACCGTCCCCTTGAGGTCTGCCTGCTGTTGAACCGAACCGCAGAAAAGATGGCTGCCCGGGGAAAGGCCCGGCATGTGGAGCAACAAGAGGCTGAAAAAATACTGGGCCGGGCCCGGCAAAACGGCCTCATCCATTTGAGCCTCTATATGCCGGACCACGAAGTCTATGCCGTTTGTTCCTGCTGCATCTGCTGCTGTCATGATCTTCAGCTTGTAAAAGAATACGGCCGCGGGGATTTGATGGTCCGCTCCCAATATCTGGCCCTGACCAACTCCCGGGAGTGCATTGTTTGCGGAGATTGCCTTGATATCTGCCCCTTTGATGCAAGGCTCATGGATGGGGATCAACTGGTTTTCAATGAAGACCGCTGCATGGGATGCGGCCTGTGCGTCCCGGCCTGCCCTGCCGGCGCTGTCTCTATGGCTTTGCGCAGGGCGTAA
- a CDS encoding amino acid ABC transporter ATP-binding protein, with protein sequence MNTADNLKSSPIVIDIRGLNKWYDQFHVLKEVNLQVRQQEKVVICGPSGSGKSTLIRTINRLEEHQEGTITVDGTPLTNDVKKIEQIRKEVGMVFQQFNLFPHMSILDNVTSGPVHVRKMPKKQAEEIAYTYLQRVGIAEQAGKFPGQLSGGQQQRVAIARALAMQPKIMLFDEPTSALDPEMIKEVLDVMRELAEQGMTMICVTHEMGFAREVADTMVFMDKGQIVEYAPVDEFFTAPREERCRNFLEQILNH encoded by the coding sequence ATGAATACCGCCGACAATCTTAAAAGCTCCCCTATCGTCATTGACATACGGGGCTTAAATAAATGGTACGACCAGTTCCACGTCCTCAAGGAGGTGAACCTCCAGGTCCGCCAGCAGGAAAAAGTGGTGATCTGCGGCCCCTCGGGCTCGGGAAAATCCACCCTCATCCGGACCATCAACCGGCTGGAGGAACACCAGGAGGGGACCATCACCGTGGACGGCACCCCCCTGACCAACGATGTAAAAAAAATCGAACAGATAAGAAAAGAGGTGGGCATGGTCTTCCAGCAGTTCAACCTCTTTCCCCACATGAGCATCCTGGACAACGTCACCTCGGGGCCCGTCCATGTCCGGAAAATGCCAAAGAAACAGGCAGAGGAAATCGCCTATACCTATCTTCAACGGGTGGGGATCGCCGAACAGGCCGGCAAATTTCCAGGCCAGCTTTCAGGGGGCCAGCAGCAGCGGGTGGCCATTGCCCGGGCCCTGGCCATGCAGCCCAAAATAATGCTTTTTGACGAACCCACCTCGGCCCTGGATCCGGAAATGATCAAGGAGGTGCTGGACGTGATGCGGGAACTGGCCGAACAGGGGATGACCATGATCTGCGTCACCCATGAGATGGGCTTTGCCCGGGAGGTGGCCGATACCATGGTCTTCATGGATAAGGGGCAGATCGTTGAATACGCCCCGGTGGATGAATTTTTCACCGCCCCCAGGGAGGAGCGCTGCCGCAACTTCCTGGAGCAGATCCTCAACCATTGA
- a CDS encoding acyl-CoA thioesterase has protein sequence MVKKVTREPVSEARIRFQDCDPFGHLNNARYLDYFINAREDHLADCYSLDIYQRQQRCKTNWVVAKTKIAYLHPAVLRERISICTRLIAYTHKSLLMEGEMTGMASGDLKAVAWIKFRHFDLAGRQPARHSGDLMELFESIIFPAPVHKGFDARVRQVYRG, from the coding sequence ATGGTGAAAAAAGTGACCAGGGAGCCGGTCTCGGAGGCCAGGATCCGTTTCCAGGACTGCGATCCTTTCGGCCATCTGAACAATGCAAGATATCTGGATTATTTTATCAATGCCCGTGAAGATCACCTGGCAGATTGTTACAGCCTTGATATATACCAACGGCAGCAGCGCTGCAAAACCAATTGGGTGGTTGCCAAAACAAAAATCGCCTATCTTCACCCGGCGGTTTTACGGGAACGGATAAGCATCTGCACCCGCCTTATCGCCTATACCCATAAATCCCTGCTCATGGAGGGAGAGATGACCGGCATGGCATCGGGAGATCTGAAGGCGGTGGCCTGGATCAAGTTCCGGCATTTTGACCTGGCCGGGAGGCAGCCGGCCCGCCATAGCGGGGATCTCATGGAATTGTTTGAAAGCATTATTTTTCCAGCACCGGTCCATAAAGGGTTTGATGCCAGGGTCAGGCAGGTATACCGTGGCTAA
- a CDS encoding MFS transporter, with product MRYLILVSAVVMQVCLGATYSWSVYVQPLKDLTGLAQGPVQIPFTVFYFIFPATMMVAGSYLPRIGPRRSAMAGGLFFGGGWLLAGLGAHSFVFTVLGIGAMAGMGAGMAYIVPIAVCIRWFPRSKGLVTGVAVAGFGGGAAMVSQAGGYMISSMGLTPFYTFGVFGMLFLCLVTGAGALMHFPRTPDAAGEGCGTPAPAKVLTHINFRILYFAMFIGLAAGFAVNANLKELYRGGGDAVGLGITAVSLFALANAAGRVIWGAVFDRTASAAAIQANLGCQALVLGTAPFLTNTAWGFMALALATGFNYGGVLVIYAASASRSWGAGNIGQVYGWLFTSNIPAALSPILAGLVFDRMNTFTPALAVLAVLLAAAAMVIRRKSAAVNARDCLGEA from the coding sequence ATGCGATATCTCATCCTTGTCTCTGCTGTGGTCATGCAGGTTTGTCTGGGGGCCACCTATTCCTGGAGTGTGTATGTCCAGCCGCTGAAAGACCTGACCGGCCTGGCCCAGGGTCCGGTCCAGATTCCCTTTACCGTATTTTATTTTATATTTCCGGCCACCATGATGGTGGCGGGCAGTTATCTGCCCAGAATCGGGCCGAGGCGCTCCGCCATGGCCGGGGGGCTGTTCTTCGGCGGGGGATGGCTGCTGGCCGGACTGGGGGCCCATTCCTTTGTGTTCACGGTGCTGGGCATCGGTGCCATGGCCGGCATGGGGGCGGGCATGGCCTATATCGTTCCCATTGCCGTGTGCATCCGCTGGTTTCCACGGTCCAAGGGGCTGGTTACCGGGGTTGCCGTGGCCGGGTTCGGCGGCGGTGCCGCCATGGTGAGCCAGGCCGGGGGATATATGATTTCGTCCATGGGCCTTACCCCGTTTTATACCTTTGGGGTGTTCGGGATGCTTTTTCTCTGCCTTGTCACCGGGGCCGGCGCCCTGATGCATTTTCCCAGAACCCCCGATGCCGCCGGTGAAGGATGTGGGACACCTGCCCCGGCAAAGGTGCTCACCCATATTAATTTTCGCATTCTTTATTTTGCCATGTTCATCGGGCTGGCCGCCGGGTTCGCCGTGAACGCCAACCTAAAGGAGTTGTACCGGGGCGGGGGCGACGCTGTGGGCCTCGGGATCACGGCGGTTTCGCTGTTTGCCCTGGCCAATGCTGCCGGCCGGGTCATCTGGGGCGCAGTCTTCGACCGGACTGCATCCGCCGCCGCCATCCAGGCCAACCTGGGGTGCCAGGCTTTGGTACTCGGAACAGCCCCTTTTCTGACGAATACGGCCTGGGGATTTATGGCCCTGGCCCTGGCCACGGGATTCAATTACGGCGGGGTGCTGGTGATCTATGCGGCGTCGGCATCCAGAAGCTGGGGGGCCGGAAATATCGGCCAGGTCTACGGGTGGCTGTTTACATCCAATATCCCGGCCGCCCTCTCCCCGATTCTGGCCGGGCTTGTGTTTGACCGGATGAATACCTTCACCCCGGCCCTGGCCGTGCTGGCCGTGCTGCTGGCCGCAGCCGCCATGGTGATCCGGCGGAAGTCCGCTGCGGTCAATGCAAGAGACTGTCTTGGGGAGGCCTGA
- a CDS encoding amino acid ABC transporter permease produces the protein MNETKMIPDRRPPRTRTGVIGWIRKNLLSPWYNGVLTLVAGWLIWSAAMPFFDWAVRNATITLDPEAAKAGSGAAWGFIREMWPVFMTGVYPEAERWRPLLALGVVVAIVCLSLVHKYRRTKWIRGMWILSPVVVFSLLHGGGITGLPAVGTHYWGGLMLTVTLAVVAMVAAFPISVLLALGRTSKMPIARQFCVAYIELIRGVPLITILFMASVVLPLFLPAGMELDKVLRAMVGITMFFSAYLAENIRGGLQGIARGQYEAADALGMSYWAKVRIIILPQALRIVIPPMVNNFIGILKDTSLVGIVGLVDLLQIAFATTSNPRWFGRLEEAYIFIAFWYWVFCYGLSRYSQHLERKMPSAGK, from the coding sequence ATGAATGAAACAAAAATGATTCCCGACCGGCGCCCCCCCCGCACCCGGACCGGTGTCATCGGCTGGATCCGGAAGAACCTCCTGTCACCCTGGTACAACGGGGTGCTGACCCTGGTGGCCGGCTGGCTGATCTGGTCGGCGGCAATGCCGTTCTTTGACTGGGCTGTACGCAACGCCACCATCACCCTGGACCCCGAGGCGGCAAAGGCCGGATCCGGCGCGGCCTGGGGATTCATCCGGGAGATGTGGCCGGTGTTCATGACCGGTGTCTACCCGGAAGCGGAAAGATGGCGCCCCCTGCTGGCCCTGGGGGTAGTGGTGGCCATTGTCTGCCTTTCCCTGGTGCATAAATACCGCAGGACCAAATGGATTCGAGGAATGTGGATACTCTCACCGGTGGTGGTCTTCAGCCTGCTCCACGGCGGCGGCATCACAGGGCTGCCTGCGGTGGGCACCCATTACTGGGGCGGGCTCATGCTCACCGTCACCCTGGCGGTGGTGGCCATGGTGGCCGCCTTCCCCATCAGTGTGCTCCTGGCCCTGGGCCGGACCTCCAAGATGCCCATTGCCAGGCAATTCTGCGTGGCCTATATCGAATTGATCAGGGGCGTTCCCCTGATCACCATCCTTTTCATGGCCTCGGTGGTCCTGCCGCTGTTCCTGCCCGCCGGCATGGAGCTGGACAAGGTGCTGCGGGCCATGGTGGGCATCACCATGTTTTTCTCCGCCTACCTGGCCGAAAATATCCGCGGCGGCCTCCAGGGCATTGCCCGGGGGCAGTACGAAGCGGCAGATGCCCTGGGGATGAGCTACTGGGCCAAGGTGAGGATCATTATCCTGCCCCAGGCCCTGCGCATCGTGATTCCGCCCATGGTCAACAATTTCATCGGCATCCTCAAAGACACGTCGCTGGTGGGCATTGTGGGGCTGGTGGATCTTCTGCAGATCGCCTTTGCCACCACCTCCAATCCCAGGTGGTTCGGCCGCCTTGAAGAGGCCTATATCTTTATTGCATTCTGGTACTGGGTGTTCTGCTACGGACTTTCCAGGTACAGCCAGCATCTTGAACGTAAAATGCCCTCCGCCGGCAAATAA
- a CDS encoding MetS family NSS transporter small subunit, protein MTTSALIMMVIGLGVTWGGAAACIAIAIKKKEI, encoded by the coding sequence ATGACCACATCCGCACTCATCATGATGGTAATCGGCCTCGGGGTCACCTGGGGCGGTGCAGCTGCCTGTATCGCCATTGCCATTAAAAAGAAAGAAATCTAA
- a CDS encoding sodium-dependent transporter: MKNREQWGTRVGFVLAAVGSAIGLGNIWRFPYMAYENGGGAFFIPYLFAMLTAGIPFMILEFGVGHKLQGSAPRIFSRLSQKWEWLGWWQILVSFTISIYYVAVVGWSISYFVLAFNQGWGAETKDFFFNTYLQLTSSPTDFGSIRWPIMAAVAGAWGICWFVLFNGVKKGIEAASKIFMPLLFIMILIITVRAVTLEGSMEGLNWMFKPDFSALMNFKVWMAAYGQIFFSLSIGFAIMLTYSSYLPKDADMANNGFITAFANCGFSILCGILVFSVLGNMAAQQGVGVDKVVSSGVGLAFITIPKAINSLPGPVLFGTLFFMALIFAGLSSMVSICEVTIAALMEKFDISRKKAVTVYCLVGIVCGTVFATQSGLLVLDIVDRFIMNFGVLAGGLVEIIFLTWFCRLADFQKHINSTSDFSVGSWWIFCLKIITPAVLGYMSIKNLIGDITTPYGGYPASSLFWFGWFLVVAIVIVSFIIQAGGLKNRGVQS; the protein is encoded by the coding sequence ATGAAAAACAGAGAACAATGGGGGACCCGGGTCGGTTTTGTACTGGCGGCCGTCGGATCTGCCATCGGCCTGGGAAACATCTGGCGGTTTCCCTATATGGCCTATGAAAACGGTGGCGGGGCCTTTTTCATCCCCTATCTTTTTGCCATGCTGACCGCCGGGATCCCGTTTATGATCCTGGAATTCGGCGTGGGCCATAAGCTTCAGGGCTCCGCTCCCCGGATTTTTTCCCGCCTCTCCCAAAAATGGGAATGGCTGGGATGGTGGCAGATCCTGGTCTCCTTTACCATTTCCATCTATTATGTGGCCGTGGTGGGATGGTCCATTTCCTATTTTGTCCTGGCATTTAACCAGGGATGGGGGGCCGAAACCAAGGATTTCTTTTTTAATACATATCTCCAGCTGACCTCCAGTCCCACGGATTTCGGGTCCATCCGCTGGCCCATCATGGCTGCCGTGGCCGGTGCCTGGGGCATCTGCTGGTTCGTCCTGTTCAACGGGGTGAAAAAGGGCATTGAAGCGGCCTCAAAGATTTTCATGCCCCTGCTTTTTATCATGATCCTGATCATCACGGTGCGGGCGGTGACACTGGAAGGCTCCATGGAGGGGCTGAACTGGATGTTCAAGCCTGATTTTTCCGCCCTGATGAACTTTAAGGTCTGGATGGCTGCCTACGGCCAGATTTTCTTTTCGCTGAGCATCGGGTTCGCCATCATGCTGACCTACTCCTCCTACCTGCCCAAGGATGCGGATATGGCCAACAACGGGTTCATCACCGCCTTTGCCAACTGCGGGTTTTCCATTCTCTGCGGCATTCTGGTCTTTTCCGTTCTGGGGAACATGGCGGCCCAGCAGGGCGTGGGCGTGGACAAGGTGGTCAGCTCCGGCGTGGGGCTCGCTTTCATCACCATCCCCAAGGCCATCAACAGCCTTCCCGGCCCCGTACTTTTCGGCACCCTCTTTTTCATGGCCCTGATCTTTGCCGGCCTCTCTTCCATGGTCTCCATCTGCGAGGTGACCATTGCGGCCCTGATGGAAAAATTTGACATTTCCAGGAAAAAAGCCGTTACCGTTTACTGCCTGGTGGGCATTGTCTGCGGTACGGTTTTCGCCACCCAGAGCGGCCTGCTGGTGCTGGACATCGTAGACCGGTTCATCATGAATTTCGGGGTGCTTGCCGGCGGCCTTGTGGAAATCATCTTCCTGACCTGGTTCTGCCGCCTCGCCGATTTCCAGAAACATATCAACAGCACATCGGATTTCTCCGTTGGCAGCTGGTGGATTTTCTGCCTTAAGATCATCACCCCGGCCGTGCTGGGCTATATGAGCATTAAAAATCTCATCGGCGATATAACAACACCCTACGGGGGATATCCGGCATCGTCCCTGTTCTGGTTCGGCTGGTTCCTGGTGGTGGCCATTGTTATCGTCAGCTTCATTATCCAGGCCGGCGGCCTGAAGAACAGAGGAGTTCAATCATGA